A single Oryctolagus cuniculus chromosome 16, mOryCun1.1, whole genome shotgun sequence DNA region contains:
- the SLC5A5 gene encoding sodium/iodide cotransporter, translating to MGSPQPRAAATATPTANRGLGARGGRAGARAGGEHPGRRCALGGGGLLAALMAGARATFGAWDYGVFALMLLASTGIGLGVALARGGQRSAEDFFTGGRRLAALPVGLSLAASFMSAVQVLGVPAEASRYGLKFLWMCLGQLLNSLLTAALFLPVFYRLGLTSTYQYLELRFSRAVRLCGTLQYLVATVLYTGIVIYAPALILNQVTGLDIWASLLSTGIICTFYTTVGGMRAVVWTDVFQVLVMLTGFWVILGRGVALVGGPRHALELARNHSRINLLDFDPDPRRRYTFWTFVVGGTLVWLSMYGVNQAQVQRYVACRTERQAKLAVLINQVGLLLIVSSAACCGIVMFVFYSACDPLLTGRISAPDQYMPLLVLDIFEGLPGVPGLFLACAYSGTLSTASTSINAMAAVTVEDLIKPRWPRLAPRKLMMISKGLSLIYGSACLTVAALSSLLGGGVLQGSFTVMGVISGPLLGAFILGMFVPACNTPGVLSGLGAGLVLSLWVAVGATLYPPSAQMMGVLPSSAADCAAPSANASGFPAPLLAANASGGDPSSGRAPGAPALADSFYAISYLYYGALGTLATVLCGALVSYVTGPSKRSSLGPGLLWWDLARQTASVAPKEEVGALDDSLVKGPQEFPSAAMKPPSFLPRPEDRLLPLGPEVEGAGPGTPAWARRDELRESNL from the exons ATGGGCAGCCCGCAGCCTCGCGCCGCGGCGACGGCGACACCGACAGCGAACCGCGGACTCGGCGCGCGGGGCGGACGGGCGGGCGCGCGGGCGGGCGGCGAGCACCCGGGGCGTCGCTGCGCtctcgggggcggggggctcctcGCAGCCCTCATGGCCGGGGCCCGGGCCACCTTCGGCGCCTGGGACTACGGCGTGTTCGCGCTCATGCTGCTGGCGTCCACGGGCATCGGGCTCGGGGTGGCGCTGGCCCGCGGCGGGCAGCGCAGCGCCGAGGACTTCTTCACGGGGGGCCGGCGCCTGGCCGCGCTGCCCGTGGGGCTGTCGCTGGCCGCCAGCTTCATGTCGGCCGTGCAGGTGCTGGGCGTGCCGGCCGAGGCCTCGCGCTACGGCCTCAAGTTCCTGTGGATGTGCCTGGGCCAGCTGCTCAACTCGCTGCTCACCGCCGCGCTCTTCCTGCCCGTCTTCTACCGCCTGGGGCTCACCAGCACCTACCAG TACTTGGAGCTGCGCTTCAGCCGCGCGGTGCGCCTCTGCGGGACCCTGCAGTACCTGGTGGCCACG GTGCTGTACACGGGCATCGTCATCTACGCACCTGCGCTCATCCTGAACCAAG TGACCGGGCTGGACATCTGGGCATCGCTGCTGTCCACCGGCATCATCTGTACTTTCTACACCACCGTA GGCGGCATGAGGGCCGTGGTCTGGACCGACGTCTTCCAGGTGCTGGTGATGCTCACGGGCTTCTGGGTCATCCTGGGCCGCGGCGTCGCGCTCGTGGGGGGGCCCCGGCACGCGCTGGAGCTCGCGCGGAACCACTCCCGCATTAACCTGCTGGA CTTCGACCCGGACCCCCGGAGACGCTACACCTTCTGGACGTTCGTGGTGGGCGGCACGCTGGTGTGGCTCTCCATGTACGGGGTGAACCAGGCGCAGGTGCAGCGCTACGTGGCCTGCCGGACGGAGCGGCAGGCCAAGCT GGCCGTGCTCATCAACCAGGTGGGGCTGCTGTTGATCGTGTCCAGCGCCGCCTGCTGCGGCATCGTCATGTTCGTGTTCTACAGCGCCTGTGACCCGCTCCTCACCGGCCGCATCTCGGCCCCGGACCAG TACATGCCCCTGCTGGTGCTGGACATCTTCGAGGGTCTGCCCGGGGTCCCCGGGCTCTTCCTGGCCTGCGCCTACAGCGGCACGCTCAG tACGGCGTCCACCAGCATCAACGCCATGGCGGCCGTGACCGTGGAAGACCTCATCAAGCCGCGGTGGCCGCGCCTGGCGCCCCGCAAGCTTATGATGATCTCCAAGGGGTTGT CCCTCATCTACGGCTCGGCCTGTCTCACGGTGGCCGCTCTGTCCTCGCTGCTGGGGGGCGGCGTCCTGCAG GGCTCCTTCACGGTCATGGGCGTCATCAGTGGCCCCCTCCTTGGAGCCTTCATCCTGGGCATGTTTGTGCCAGCCTGCAACACGCCG GGCGTCCTCTCTGGGCTGGGCGCGGGCCTGGTGCTGTCCCTGTGGGTGGCTGTGGGCGCCACATTGTACCCGCCCAGCGCGCAGATGATGGGGGTCCTGCCCTCCTCGGCCGCCGACTGCGCGGCCCCCTCGGCCAACGCCTCCGGCTTTCCGGCCCCGCTCCTGGCTGCCAACGCCTCCGGCGGGGACCCCAG ctccggCAGGGCCCCCGGCGCGCCCGCCCTGGCTGACAGCTTCTACGCCATCTCCTACCTGTACTACGGCGCCCTAGGCACGCTGGCCACCGTCCTGTGCGGAGCGCTGGTCAGCTACGTCACCG gccccagcaagcgcagcagcctgggccctggcctgCTCTGGTGGGACCTGGCACGGCAGACGGCGTCCGTGGCTCCCAAAGAGGAAGTGGGCGCCCTGGACGACAGCTTGGTCAAg ggtccccaggaaTTCCCCTCCGCAGCCATGAAgccccccagcttcctgccccggCCCGAGGACCGGCTGCTGCCCCTGGGGCCCGAGGTGGAGGGCGCCGGCCCCGGGACCCCCGCTTGGGCGCGCCGGGATGAGCTGCGGGAGTCGAACCTCTGA
- the CCDC124 gene encoding coiled-coil domain-containing protein 124: MPKKFQGENTKSAAARARRAEAKAAADAKRQQELEDAYWKDEDKHVMRKEQRKEDRERRRLEQQQRRKEAQRLLEEEDSRLPGGRAPRAAPAKPTRAQIEDALRREAAEPAEKARSHLELPLEENANRRVPEEGSVDARTVEDAIAALSVLDEADRHPERRMRAAYTAFEEAQLPRLKQERPNLRLSQLRQLLKKEWLRAPENPLNRRAAAYNAPK, translated from the exons ATGCCCAAGAAGTTCCAGGGCGAGAACACCAAGTCGGCGGCGGCCCGGGCGCGCAGGGCGGAGGCCAAGGCGGCGGCGGACGCCaagaggcagcaggagctggaagaTGCCTACTGGAAGGACGAGGACAAGCACGTGATGCGGAAGGAGCAGCGCAAG GAGGACCGGGAGCGGCGGcgcctggagcagcagcagcggcgcAAGGAGGCGCAGCggctgctggaggaggaggaCTCCCGGCTCCCGGGCGGCCGGGCCCCGCGCGCCGCGCCCGCCAAGCCCACGCGCGCGCAGATCGAGGACGCGCTGCGCCGCGAGGCCGCGGAgccag CCGAGAAAGCGCGGAGCCACCTGGAGCTGCCGCTGGAGGAGAACGCGAACCGGCGCGTGCCCGAGGAGGGCAGCGTGGACGCGCGCACCGTGGAGGACGCCATCGCGGCGCTCag CGTGCTGGACGAGGCGGACCGGCACCCCGAGCGCCGCATGCGCGCCGCCTACACGGCCTTCGAGGAGGCGCAGCTGCCGCGGCTGAAGCAGGAGCGGCCGAACCTGCGGCTGTCGCAGCTCCGGCAGCTGCTCAAGAAGGAGTGGCTGCGCGCGCCCGAGAACCCGCTGAACCGGCGCGCGGCGGCCTACAACGCCCCCAAGTGA